The Reichenbachiella carrageenanivorans region AGTGGATTCGGCACAGGCACACGGAACCAAAGTATTACTTAGTGTGACCAATTTTGGAGGGGAAAACAACAAACTGTTTTTATCCAATCACAAGGCTCAGAAGAAGTTTATCGTTCAGTTGATCTCTTTACTCAAAGAAAGGAATGCAGACGGTGTCAATATTGATTTTGAAAACATATATGGCTCCCTTCGAAATGAACTGACTGAGTTTATCATTGATTTGTCTAATAGTTTGAAAATGGAAAATGACAAATACATGATCACGCTGGCACTTCCGCCTATAGATTATTCTAACGTTTATGATTTCAAACAGATCAATCAGTACGTGGATCTATATGTCATTATGGGCTATGAGTTTTATGGAGTCAATAGTAGTGTAGCAGGTCCCGTAGCACCACTGGAAAGCGGAGATACTTGGTGGGATTATAATTTACAGCGTGCGATAGAAGATTACGAGTTAGAAGGGATTCCGTTGAAAAAGACCTTGATGGGGCTGCCGTATTATGGTGCCGAATGGCAAACTGAAAGTTTGAAATTCCCATCTACAGCCAAAAAATTCATCAAATATCCCATGTATCGCGATGTGAAAAACAAATATGGGGACTTGCCCTGTTGCGAGGATGAAGGTAGCAAAAGTAAGTACTATGTGTATAGAGATGAAGACAACGAATACCGGCAACTGTGGTATGAAGATAGCATATCCTTGGGCAAAAAGTATGATTGGATAAAGGAAAGCAAATTGGGAGGAGTAGGTATTTGGGCACTTGGATACGATAATGGACATGATGAACTGTGGAAGTTAATCGCCCTCAAGTTTGCAAAGGAATCAGGAGATGCAGCCATATCCAATATGAAGACTTTCTTTCAGAAGTTTTCACCGAGGAGACTGTTGGGACTGGTGGCTAGAGTGGCTAAAAACCCAGCATCCTTATTACAAAACCCTAGACCGCTTATGGGCATGTTTGGTATGATATCAGGAGTAAGCCTACTCGGTTTTTTCGTGATGTACAGATATGGCCATCGAATATCGAGAACATTTGGTGTGGTGATCAAAGGAAGCATCGTCATGGGGGTGCTGCTGGTCGTAGCCTTAGTATTTGTGGGGATGAAATTCATGAGCGTTCATTTCATGCTCTATTTGACTATTGGATTGCTAATAGGCGGAGGAGTCATGTTGCTGCTGAGTCGAAAATTTTTAAGAGAAAAAGATTTACCCTAAATCATTTTAAAACCTAACCTAATCTAACCGTACAACCTAAACAAACCAATGATCCATTCCGCATTTTCTACCGTGTCTAATTCGGTAAACGACTACTTTAGAAACCGTTTTTCTACAACAGAAGACAGGGTAGTAGTTTCTAGCCTGGTCAACCCAGATGGCACAGTGGCAGTTACAGAGCCTGACCGGGTCATCATGACCTTGGTCAATATTGAGCATGAAACCATAGGACCCAAGGGACACATATCCTCTAAAGACTTATTGAATCTAAATGTCTATGTGTTGTTTTCTGCCTCTTTTTCTGAAGGAAGTTATTTGGAAGGATTGCGGTATTTGTCAGGTATACTTTCTTTTTTCCAAGCCAATCGAGTACTCAGTCATTCGAATACTCCTGATATGGAACCAGGTATAGACAGGCTATCCTTCGAAATCGTAAAACAAGATTTACAAAATATGAGCCACCTATGGGGAGCTATAGGAGCCAAACATCTTCCGTCAGTATTGTACAAAATGAGGATGGTGACCATTAAAGATGGCGCGTTTAGTTTTGATAGGCCTATTTCTGGACTTGGAGTTAATTTATAATTGAATGATTGACCTGCAATTTCAATATAGCCCAATTGTGAATTTGAAAGTATCTCATGAATATTTTCAAAGCAACGCTGCCGAAAACTTACAATTTGTACCTACGGCCAAAACATTGAACACCCTCTCCAGTTTTGATCTGCTCTTTAGAAGCAACCATGAAGGGTTTCATGTGTTGGTGGATCAGGCAAGCAAGGATAGATGGTTGGAGTTGCTAAGAGACAAAAAACAGCTCTCTTTTGGGTTTTGGATTGGAGATACGAGTCCCTATTTTTCAAGTATCACAGAGGAAGCCTCACCCAGTCCAGATCAACTGTTTTATTTTAAAAATTTAAAGGAGTCCATAGGTGTGTCTGCACCGATGCATAAGGGAGATTTTGTTTCTAAAAACGAGATGACATCTGTGATGAATGCTAATTTCAAATGGGATAATATAAAAGAGGGGCAAGAGATGTCGATTATAGATTCCAATAGAATCGTACGATTGACAGGGGAGAAAGCTGCTTTAGAGGCGGCAGTTTCTGGTCTTCCAGAGGGGTACTATGAGGTTGAAGATAAATCTGGCAGTATACAGAGCCATTTTTTAGTGTTGCCATTTACAAAGCCGAAGTATCTAATTGGTTTTTTGGAAATAACGCTTGATGAGTCAATAATCGCTCAAATAACCGATGCCATCATCGAAGGAAGTCCAATTCCTAAATTAGATTTTTTTGTGGTATTCAAGGCACGACAAGCCTATTGGAGGTATGTACTGGTATCGCAGTATGTACAAGGCTTGGAGAAATCAAAACTAGAGGCAGAACAATCAGATATTGTGTTTTCTGGGCCTACTCCAGTGCGTTTGGCAAATGGAGGGGCTGCGGTAGAATTCTTATCCCAAAAACCATTGCGTATTACCAAGTACTCCGACCTTTCGTTTCGTCTATCAGCGAAAAAAAAAGGAAGTGGAGATGACGCAGAACGAATATTGGTAAAACGAATGCCTTTGCCTCGCATCGATAGTATTGTAGAAGATAGAATTAATCAAAAATTTATAGCAGAAATATTTATTAACATTTGAACCAATTTATTTAACCATGGCAATAAACTTAGCAACACCTGGTGTTTATATTGAAGAACTCAATGCGTTCCCAAATACTGTCGCAGGTATACCCACGTCAGTTCCGGCCTTTGTCGGATACACCGAAAAAACCAGCATGGACGGTAGGTCACTAATCAATGAACCTGTAAAAATCAGCTCGATGTCTGATTATATCAAGTTTTTTGGTGAAGGCACGAAAACCAAGTATAAAATCGAAGAATCAGATGACTTAGATGCATCGGCAGTCACTGTTGCGGGCAAGGGCTACAATGTAGTCCCAGAGTCTAGCAGCAGATTTATACTCTTTGATAGCATGCGACTTTACTTTGCCAACGGTGGAGGCACCTGTTGGGTAGTTACAGTAGGATCTTATACCACCACTCCAAAGGCTGCAAAAGGGCCAAAAGGAGAATCAGCAGGGTCTGCAGGTGCTCCACTTCCTACAGTGATTTCCAAAAAAGCATTAATAGACGGTATCCAATCTTTGGTGAAAGAGTCTGAGCCTTCTATACTGGTAGTACCAGAGTCTGTCATGCTTTCAGAAGGAGATTGTTTTTCAGTGCAGCAAGATATGTTGTCTCACTGTGGTTTCAAGATGAAAGATAGATTTGCGATTCTTGATGTACACAAGGGTAGCGAGGGGAGAACCAATGCTGCTGATGATGTCATAGACAAATTCAGAGCTGGTATTGGTCTCAATCAATTGGCCTATGGAGCTGCTTATTATCCATGGGTACACACGACGATCGTAGATGCCGACGAAGTAGACCTAACCAATATTTCTAATCTAGATGTATTGGCGACTGTACTTAGCAAAGAGGCTGATGTGATCAGTGAAACGCCTAAGAAAAGCGAAGAAGTCAAGAATGAGCTGAAAAAATTGACACAAAAGGATTTGGATGTTGAGTCTACAACACAGATGTTGAATGTGGTCAGCCCATTATTCAAAAAAATACAAAATGGTATCAGATCAAATCTGAATATTTTGCCTCCTGCTGCAGGTATGGCAGGAGTTTATTGTATGGTCGATAACGAAAGAGGTATTTGGAAAGCACCAGCCAATGTGAGCATCAATTCGGTAACAGCACCAACGGTTCGAATTACTCATGAAGAACAGCAAGACCTGAATGTAACGGTAAGTGGTAAGTCGATCAATGCGATTCGTGCATTTGTAGGCGATGGCACCACTGTATGGGGCGCACGTACACTAGACGGCAACAGTGGAGATTGGAAGTATATCAATGTTCGTAGAACAGTGACTTTCATCGAGCAGTCTATCAAAGGTGCAGCCAAAAAGTACGTGTACGAACCAAACACAGCTAATACTTGGGTCTTAATGAAAAGTATGATCAGTTCATTCCTGAACGGTATATGGAGGCAAGGAGGACTAGTAGGTCTCACTCCTGACCAAGCATATGATGTACAAGTAGGAGTAGGAGCAAACATGACGACTAACGATGTACTAGATGGCATCATGAGAATATCGGTAAAAATAGCAGTGTCAAGACCTGCAGAATTTATCGTTATCACATTCCAGCAAAAAATGCAGGAACTATAAATCATTCATTCAATAAAAAAATATAACATATCATGGCAGAAGAATTATGGCCTGTTCCCAAGTTTCATTTTGAGGTTTCTTGGGGCGATGTAGATTTAGGTTTTCAAGAAGTCACTGGGCTTGAAATGGAAACACAGTTAATAGAATACCGAGCTGGAAACGATTTGGGATTGATCACAAAAAAGATCCCAGGATTGAAAAAACACGGTACAATTACTTTGAAGAAAGGTGTATTTGAAAATGATACTACTTTCTACGATTGGTTCGCAGATGTGCAGACCAATACCGAAAGAAGAGAGGACATCATCATTTCTCTATTGAATGAAGAACATGAGCCTGTAATGACCTGGACAGTAACTAATGCTTTCCCAGTGAAAATTTCAGGGCCAGATCTTAAATCCGACGCTAACGAAATAGCCTTGGAATCAATCGAGTTGGCACATGAAGGAATAGAGCAAACTGCTGGCTAAGCAGAGTGCTGTTTTTAAGGGAAAGGACTTATGAAGAAAACTAGTATGGCGGCTAACAATGAATACCCATTGACAGGGTATAGGTTTGTAATTAATTTTGAAGGAGCTAAAACGCTCGGTAATAAAGCCACGGATGGTAGCGATGCTAGTTTTCAAGAAATATCAGGCATAAGTGCAGAAATCCCTGTGGAGGAAATCCAAGAAGGTGGGGAGAATCGGTTTGTACACCGACTCCCCCAACCTATCCGGTATTCAAATCTCATTTTGAAACGAGGGCTGACACAGAAAACTTCCGAATTGACCAATTGGTGCAAGACCACCATGGAGGGAGGGCTCAGGAAGCCGATCGAACTAAAGCAAGTAGTGGTTCAGCTTCTCGACGAAGAAAACAAACCCGTATTGGGTTGGAGTTTTTTGAATGCCTACCCTGTCAAATGGGAATATTCTGCCCTGGAAGCCTCTAAAGGAGACATATTCATTCAAACAGTAGAGTTGTCCCATCAAGGTTTTGTAGAATTAGACATGTGATCCCAATGGCCATAGAAATAAAGGAATTAAAAGTAATCATGCAGGTCAAAGACCCGCACTCGAGCACTGGAGCAAAAGTTGAATTTGAAAAAAATATGGAACAGCGAATTGTCGAAGAAAGCGTACGGAAAAGCGTAGAAATCGTGACTAAAAAGCTAGAACGGCTTTTCGAACGATAACCCAATGGGGCTATTCATCTATAAACCCTAACCTACTTATTCCAACCATACTTAACCATGCAAAACACAGGAAATTCAGATTCACTTCAAACGAAGGTTAAATTTATAGCCTATAGCGATGAAAAGGGCAAAGAAAAAAAAGGGACGCCTTATGAAGTGAAAATCAACCCTGCTTCAATTAGTCACAACAAGTCAATCGCCTATACCACGGAGGAGCAAGTCAAAGGCAGTATTGATCGAACCCATGCGTTTAAGCATATCAATGCAGAAACAATCAGCCTCGAAATCGTGATAGATGGAACGGGCGCTGGTGGAGCACTCAATGTAGTAGAAGATGTGAGTGAAGAGATAAAAAAATTAGAAGAAGTAGTATACCATTACGATGGTGAAATGCACGAAACCAATTATGTAGGGATTGTTTGGGGTGATTTAATGTTCTTTGGTCGATTGACCAATCTTGATTTTGCACATACGCTATTCAAACCAAGTGGACAACCACTAAGAACAAAGGTGAAAATGTCGTTTGTGAGCTCTAAGGGTATGTCGGCACAAGCCTTAGAAATGAATGTAAGTTCTCCTGATTTGAGTCACTTGGTCACCGTGACCATAGGAGATACTTTGCCTTTGATGTGTCAAAGGATATATAAATCAAGTCAGTATTACCTACAGGTGGCTAGACTCAACGGCTTGACTGATTTTAGGAATTTAGAACCTGGGAGACAGCTTTTGTTCCCACCTATAAAAAAGTAAATAATGGCAGGGAAAGGAGCAATGAGTGCAAGCGCAGGAGGAGTAGTTACTTATAAAATTAAAAGTGAAGGTCAAGAGTTGCCAGGTGAATACCTGCCATTTTCTATTAGAGTGTCCAAAGAACTCAATAGAATCTCTTATGCGAGAATAGAATTTTATGAAGGAGGGGTAGGTGAGACGGTAGAGTATGGCGTTACGGAGTCGGGCTTCTTTGAACCTGGCAAGGAAATAACCATTCAATTGGGGTATTCATCTGATGACGAAGATGTGTTTACGGGTATTGTCACCAAACATGCGATGAAGGTTACCGAATCGGGATCTTTCATGCTTCAGATTGAATGCAGAGACAAGGCAACCAAGATGACCATTGGGAGAAAGAATCAAATTTTCAATGAAAAGTCGGATAGCGATATTATCAAACAGCTCATAGAAGGCAATGGGTTGACCGCCAAAGTGGATGCGACCAGCACAAAACACCCTGAAATGGTGCAGCACTATGCGACGGATTGGGATTTTGTTATGACCAGAGCTGAGGCCAATAATCTAGTGGTGGTGAATGCCGATGGAGGAGTGACCGTGGTTGCGCCAAGTAAGCCAGGAGGGGATGACTTGGAAGCCAGGTTTGGTCAGAATATATTGGCATTTGAAGGTGCCATGGATGCAAGGACACAGCATGAGGAAGTTAGTGCAGTGTCTTGGGATCAAGACACACAGGAAATAGTGGAATCCACCAGCACCACTGCAAGAGTGGACGCTCACCAAGGAAATGTCACTTCGTCGGCGCTTTCTGACGCCA contains the following coding sequences:
- a CDS encoding phage tail protein; the encoded protein is MAEELWPVPKFHFEVSWGDVDLGFQEVTGLEMETQLIEYRAGNDLGLITKKIPGLKKHGTITLKKGVFENDTTFYDWFADVQTNTERREDIIISLLNEEHEPVMTWTVTNAFPVKISGPDLKSDANEIALESIELAHEGIEQTAG
- a CDS encoding DUF4255 domain-containing protein, coding for MIHSAFSTVSNSVNDYFRNRFSTTEDRVVVSSLVNPDGTVAVTEPDRVIMTLVNIEHETIGPKGHISSKDLLNLNVYVLFSASFSEGSYLEGLRYLSGILSFFQANRVLSHSNTPDMEPGIDRLSFEIVKQDLQNMSHLWGAIGAKHLPSVLYKMRMVTIKDGAFSFDRPISGLGVNL
- a CDS encoding DUF5908 family protein codes for the protein MAIEIKELKVIMQVKDPHSSTGAKVEFEKNMEQRIVEESVRKSVEIVTKKLERLFER
- a CDS encoding phage tail protein produces the protein MKKTSMAANNEYPLTGYRFVINFEGAKTLGNKATDGSDASFQEISGISAEIPVEEIQEGGENRFVHRLPQPIRYSNLILKRGLTQKTSELTNWCKTTMEGGLRKPIELKQVVVQLLDEENKPVLGWSFLNAYPVKWEYSALEASKGDIFIQTVELSHQGFVELDM
- a CDS encoding CIS tube protein; amino-acid sequence: MQNTGNSDSLQTKVKFIAYSDEKGKEKKGTPYEVKINPASISHNKSIAYTTEEQVKGSIDRTHAFKHINAETISLEIVIDGTGAGGALNVVEDVSEEIKKLEEVVYHYDGEMHETNYVGIVWGDLMFFGRLTNLDFAHTLFKPSGQPLRTKVKMSFVSSKGMSAQALEMNVSSPDLSHLVTVTIGDTLPLMCQRIYKSSQYYLQVARLNGLTDFRNLEPGRQLLFPPIKK
- a CDS encoding glycosyl hydrolase family 18 protein, whose translation is MNISFSKSLLLTILSLYVNVQLTFAQAGLKDLINARIDQYRNIPSKPVDSIASPTDSVAIDIVDAVDAVDVSEVEERPGVELSGAEIKNIDTTSFVRRALSVKKRKPVRDFKNQSEWDRYFRIEEGESYKKEHVLEEEYQVFGWHPYWMGSAYEDYNYSLLSVLAYFSYELNPRTGGYQSIHDWKTTHVVDSAQAHGTKVLLSVTNFGGENNKLFLSNHKAQKKFIVQLISLLKERNADGVNIDFENIYGSLRNELTEFIIDLSNSLKMENDKYMITLALPPIDYSNVYDFKQINQYVDLYVIMGYEFYGVNSSVAGPVAPLESGDTWWDYNLQRAIEDYELEGIPLKKTLMGLPYYGAEWQTESLKFPSTAKKFIKYPMYRDVKNKYGDLPCCEDEGSKSKYYVYRDEDNEYRQLWYEDSISLGKKYDWIKESKLGGVGIWALGYDNGHDELWKLIALKFAKESGDAAISNMKTFFQKFSPRRLLGLVARVAKNPASLLQNPRPLMGMFGMISGVSLLGFFVMYRYGHRISRTFGVVIKGSIVMGVLLVVALVFVGMKFMSVHFMLYLTIGLLIGGGVMLLLSRKFLREKDLP
- a CDS encoding phage tail sheath family protein is translated as MAINLATPGVYIEELNAFPNTVAGIPTSVPAFVGYTEKTSMDGRSLINEPVKISSMSDYIKFFGEGTKTKYKIEESDDLDASAVTVAGKGYNVVPESSSRFILFDSMRLYFANGGGTCWVVTVGSYTTTPKAAKGPKGESAGSAGAPLPTVISKKALIDGIQSLVKESEPSILVVPESVMLSEGDCFSVQQDMLSHCGFKMKDRFAILDVHKGSEGRTNAADDVIDKFRAGIGLNQLAYGAAYYPWVHTTIVDADEVDLTNISNLDVLATVLSKEADVISETPKKSEEVKNELKKLTQKDLDVESTTQMLNVVSPLFKKIQNGIRSNLNILPPAAGMAGVYCMVDNERGIWKAPANVSINSVTAPTVRITHEEQQDLNVTVSGKSINAIRAFVGDGTTVWGARTLDGNSGDWKYINVRRTVTFIEQSIKGAAKKYVYEPNTANTWVLMKSMISSFLNGIWRQGGLVGLTPDQAYDVQVGVGANMTTNDVLDGIMRISVKIAVSRPAEFIVITFQQKMQEL